In the Streptomyces fradiae ATCC 10745 = DSM 40063 genome, one interval contains:
- a CDS encoding DUF3817 domain-containing protein yields MNIKVLRVAAAVEAASILILFVNLFTIHAKAITSLGGPTHGTAYLITIVSTFSLTVAGAAGAARGLAFVPGVGGMLVLNWLRRHPEAVKAPAKDPVG; encoded by the coding sequence ATGAACATCAAGGTGCTGCGGGTGGCGGCGGCGGTCGAGGCCGCCTCGATCCTGATCCTCTTCGTCAACCTCTTCACGATCCACGCGAAGGCGATCACCTCGCTCGGCGGGCCGACGCACGGCACGGCGTACCTGATCACCATCGTGTCGACCTTCTCGCTCACCGTGGCCGGTGCGGCGGGCGCCGCCCGCGGCCTGGCGTTCGTGCCCGGCGTCGGCGGGATGCTCGTGCTGAACTGGCTGCGCCGCCACCCGGAGGCGGTCAAGGCGCCCGCCAAGGACCCGGTGGGGTGA
- a CDS encoding DinB family protein: MTRTDLPPAPDERAHLVTFLDYVRDTAVAKCDGLSDEGAREAPLPRSPLMTAAGLIGHLRWVEHYWLEAVFLGGENRAPWSAEDPDREMRIALDVPLERLIADYREQADRLRPVIAGHGLDTEAKRPARGGVPVTLRWILMHLIEETARHNGHLDAIRELADGTTGT; encoded by the coding sequence ATGACACGTACCGACCTGCCCCCGGCGCCGGACGAGCGCGCCCATCTGGTCACCTTCCTCGACTACGTCCGCGACACAGCCGTCGCCAAGTGCGACGGACTCTCCGACGAGGGCGCCCGCGAGGCGCCGCTGCCGCGCTCCCCGCTGATGACGGCCGCCGGGCTGATCGGCCATCTGCGCTGGGTGGAGCACTACTGGCTGGAGGCCGTCTTCCTCGGGGGCGAGAACCGGGCGCCGTGGAGCGCCGAGGACCCCGACCGGGAGATGCGGATCGCGCTGGACGTGCCGCTGGAGCGCCTGATCGCCGACTACCGCGAGCAGGCGGACCGCCTCCGCCCCGTGATCGCCGGGCACGGCCTCGACACCGAGGCGAAGCGCCCCGCCCGCGGCGGCGTCCCCGTCACCCTGCGCTGGATCCTGATGCACCTCATCGAGGAGACCGCCCGCCACAACGGCCACCTCGACGCCATCCGCGAACTCGCCGACGGCACCACCGGCACCTGA
- a CDS encoding bifunctional FO biosynthesis protein CofGH: protein MTSTGTGSRPTDNAMRRALRRAGDGVALDVTEAAVLLRARGADLDRLAGIAGRVRDAGLAEAGRPGVITYSRSVFLPLTRLCRDTCHYCTFATVPGRLRRAGQGMFLSMDEVLDIARRGAALGCKEALITLGDKPEDRWPEAREWLDAHGYDDTLAYVRAVAIRVLEETGLLPHLNPGVLTWEDFQRLKPVAPSMGMMLETTAERLWSEPGGPHHGSPDKEPAVRLRVLQDAGRSSVPFTSGLLIGIGETYEERAESLFALRRVARAHHGLQELIIQNFRAKPDTAMRAAPDAELDDLVATVAVARLVLGPSACLQAPPNLVDDAHARLIGAGIDDWGGVSPVTIDHVNPERPWPRIEELAAHSAAAGFSLRERLCVYPEFVRRGEPWLDPRVLPHVTALADPETGLARPGAVPRGLPWQEPDEAFTATGRTDLHRTIDTDGRTGDRRGDFDAVYGDWDALREAAAPGLVPQRVDGDVREALRVAADDPERLTDAQALALLHADGPALDALCGVADDVRASAVGDDVTYVVTRNINFTNVCYTGCRFCAFAQRRTDADAYTLSLEQVADRAAQAWDVGAVEVCMQGGIHPDLPGTAYFDIARAVKERVPGIHVHAFSPMEIVNGASRTGMSVRDWLTAAKEAGLDSIPGTAAEILDDEVRWVLTKGKLPAATWIDVVRTAHELGIRSSSTMMYGHVDQPRHWLGHLRTLARLQQETGGFTEFVTLPFVHTNAPVYLAGIARPGPTVRDNRAVTAMARLLLHPHIPNIQTSWVKLGAEGAAQMLRSGANDLGGTLMEETISRMAGSGWGSYKSVRELVGIARAAGRPARPRTTLYGEVPEERRAAAEASDGHLPELLPVLTD from the coding sequence ATGACCTCCACGGGAACCGGAAGCCGACCGACCGACAACGCCATGCGCCGCGCCCTGCGCAGGGCCGGGGACGGAGTCGCGCTCGACGTCACCGAGGCCGCCGTCCTGCTGCGGGCGCGCGGCGCCGACCTCGACCGGCTGGCCGGGATCGCGGGGCGGGTGCGGGACGCGGGCCTCGCCGAGGCCGGGCGGCCCGGCGTCATCACGTACTCCCGGAGCGTCTTCCTGCCCCTCACCCGGCTCTGCCGCGACACCTGCCACTACTGCACCTTCGCCACCGTGCCCGGCCGTCTCCGCCGCGCCGGGCAGGGGATGTTCCTGTCGATGGACGAGGTCCTCGACATCGCCCGCCGGGGCGCCGCGCTCGGCTGCAAGGAAGCCCTCATCACGCTCGGCGACAAGCCCGAGGACCGCTGGCCCGAGGCGCGGGAGTGGCTGGACGCGCACGGCTACGACGACACCCTCGCCTACGTACGGGCCGTGGCCATCCGGGTCCTGGAGGAGACCGGGCTGCTGCCCCACCTCAATCCGGGCGTCCTGACCTGGGAGGACTTCCAGCGGCTCAAGCCGGTCGCCCCGTCCATGGGCATGATGCTGGAGACCACCGCCGAGCGGCTGTGGTCGGAGCCCGGCGGCCCCCACCACGGCTCCCCCGACAAGGAGCCCGCGGTGCGGCTGCGGGTGCTTCAGGACGCCGGCCGGTCGTCGGTGCCGTTCACCAGCGGACTGCTCATCGGCATCGGCGAGACCTACGAGGAGCGCGCCGAGTCGCTGTTCGCGCTGCGCCGCGTGGCCCGCGCCCACCACGGCCTCCAGGAACTGATCATCCAGAACTTCCGCGCCAAGCCCGACACGGCGATGCGCGCCGCGCCCGACGCGGAGCTGGACGACCTGGTGGCGACGGTCGCCGTGGCCCGGCTGGTGCTCGGCCCGTCCGCCTGCCTCCAGGCCCCGCCGAACCTGGTCGACGACGCCCACGCGCGGCTCATCGGCGCGGGCATCGACGACTGGGGCGGGGTGTCGCCGGTCACCATCGACCACGTCAACCCGGAGCGGCCCTGGCCGCGGATCGAGGAGCTGGCCGCGCACTCCGCGGCGGCCGGCTTCTCCCTGCGGGAACGGCTCTGCGTGTACCCGGAGTTCGTGCGGCGCGGCGAGCCGTGGCTGGACCCGCGGGTGCTGCCGCACGTCACCGCGCTCGCCGACCCGGAGACGGGCCTCGCCCGCCCCGGCGCGGTGCCGCGCGGCCTGCCCTGGCAGGAGCCGGACGAGGCGTTCACCGCGACCGGCCGCACCGACCTGCACCGCACCATCGACACGGACGGCCGCACCGGCGACCGGCGCGGCGACTTCGACGCCGTGTACGGCGACTGGGACGCCCTGCGGGAGGCCGCCGCGCCCGGCCTCGTACCGCAGCGGGTGGACGGGGACGTGCGGGAGGCGCTGCGGGTCGCGGCCGACGACCCGGAGCGGCTGACCGACGCGCAGGCGCTGGCGCTGCTGCACGCCGACGGCCCGGCGCTGGACGCGCTGTGCGGCGTCGCCGACGACGTGCGCGCCTCGGCGGTCGGCGACGACGTCACGTACGTCGTCACGCGGAACATCAACTTCACCAACGTCTGCTACACCGGCTGCCGCTTCTGCGCCTTCGCCCAGCGGCGCACGGACGCCGACGCGTACACCCTCTCCCTGGAGCAGGTCGCCGACCGGGCCGCGCAGGCGTGGGACGTGGGCGCCGTCGAGGTGTGCATGCAGGGCGGCATCCACCCGGACCTGCCGGGCACGGCGTACTTCGACATCGCGCGGGCGGTGAAGGAGCGGGTGCCCGGCATCCACGTGCACGCCTTCTCCCCGATGGAGATCGTCAACGGCGCGTCCCGCACGGGCATGTCCGTCCGCGACTGGCTGACCGCCGCGAAGGAGGCCGGGCTCGACTCGATCCCCGGCACGGCGGCGGAGATCCTGGACGACGAGGTGCGCTGGGTCCTCACCAAGGGCAAGCTGCCCGCCGCCACCTGGATCGACGTGGTCCGCACCGCGCACGAGCTGGGCATCCGCTCGTCGTCCACGATGATGTACGGGCATGTGGACCAGCCCCGGCACTGGCTGGGCCACCTGCGCACCCTGGCCCGGCTCCAGCAGGAGACGGGCGGCTTCACCGAGTTCGTGACGCTGCCCTTCGTCCACACCAACGCGCCCGTGTACCTGGCGGGCATCGCCCGGCCCGGCCCGACCGTCCGCGACAACCGGGCGGTCACGGCGATGGCGCGGCTGCTGCTCCATCCGCACATCCCGAACATCCAGACCAGCTGGGTGAAGCTCGGCGCCGAGGGCGCGGCGCAGATGCTGCGCTCGGGCGCCAACGACCTCGGCGGCACCCTCATGGAGGAGACCATCTCCCGGATGGCCGGGTCCGGCTGGGGCTCGTACAAGTCGGTGCGGGAGCTGGTGGGCATCGCGCGGGCGGCCGGCCGCCCGGCGCGTCCCCGGACGACGCTGTACGGCGAGGTGCCGGAGGAGCGGCGGGCGGCGGCCGAGGCGTCGGACGGGCACCTGCCGGAGCTGCTGCCGGTCCTGACGGACTGA
- a CDS encoding NAD(P)/FAD-dependent oxidoreductase yields MREFYDVVIMGGGPAGSTLGALLAQRTDLRIALFDREVFPREHIGESFAHPVVPALQESGALAKVLASPCWVKKFGGVYAWDPGRPSVALFDQAPFEKDGVHRWTMHVDRAEFDHILLDHAADVGVEVFQGVAVTAYEPGGHGGLVRLGDGRAVRAGYFVDASGRQSGVSAARNKRGWLSNFKDIAIWQHFTGGVHTQNLAEDWNPFTADNLSPIGCFAFRDGWCWYIPVPKVIGGRRVLTHSVGIVTNPAVLKEPGRDFTDQGTFLETVRRVPYLKDLVKDAVPVAPGMLTATNYSRVSEEFADYDERHLLVGDAAFFVDPLFSSGVAVALTQASAAALLIAETVGGALDEADRRALWRDYNDKWHGTAETFALMIDQWYHAIAKNNPDSVYWNTRGTGADLGIREQTFDSLLNTSFQPTLLEVLTHGTRRIEDLDAAGPYLAATALADPADLTDGALVEPAPGTAIRDSVTLAVPGFKATHPPATVQLPQEVLDGMSEYWRNPLTRSEAAPSPLRATVPCRRIYSRDDPHGPSVAADPRVDGVDELWSLLEAGPVRYGELAPRLTPLQVRLVKRLCVAGFLRITPAP; encoded by the coding sequence GTGCGGGAGTTCTACGACGTCGTGATCATGGGTGGTGGCCCGGCCGGGTCCACCCTCGGGGCCCTGCTGGCCCAGCGCACCGACCTGCGGATCGCCCTCTTCGACCGGGAGGTCTTCCCCCGCGAGCACATCGGCGAGTCCTTCGCCCACCCGGTCGTCCCCGCGCTCCAGGAGAGCGGGGCGCTGGCGAAGGTCCTGGCCAGCCCGTGCTGGGTGAAGAAGTTCGGCGGCGTGTACGCCTGGGACCCGGGGCGGCCGAGCGTGGCCCTGTTCGACCAGGCGCCGTTCGAGAAGGACGGCGTGCACCGGTGGACGATGCACGTCGACCGGGCCGAGTTCGACCACATCCTGCTGGACCACGCCGCCGACGTGGGCGTGGAGGTCTTCCAGGGCGTCGCCGTCACCGCGTACGAGCCGGGCGGGCACGGCGGGCTGGTCCGGCTCGGCGACGGGCGGGCCGTGCGGGCCGGGTACTTCGTGGACGCGTCGGGCCGGCAGAGCGGCGTGTCGGCGGCGCGCAACAAGCGGGGCTGGCTCTCGAACTTCAAGGACATCGCGATCTGGCAGCACTTCACCGGCGGCGTCCACACCCAGAACCTGGCCGAGGACTGGAACCCCTTCACCGCCGACAACCTCTCCCCCATCGGCTGCTTCGCGTTCCGCGACGGCTGGTGCTGGTACATCCCCGTCCCCAAGGTCATCGGCGGGCGGCGGGTGCTGACCCACTCGGTCGGCATCGTCACCAACCCGGCCGTCCTCAAGGAGCCGGGGCGGGACTTCACCGACCAGGGGACGTTCCTGGAGACGGTGCGGCGGGTCCCGTATCTGAAGGACCTGGTCAAGGACGCCGTGCCGGTCGCGCCGGGGATGCTCACGGCGACCAACTACAGCCGGGTGAGCGAGGAGTTCGCCGACTACGACGAGCGGCACCTGCTCGTCGGGGACGCGGCGTTCTTCGTGGACCCGCTGTTCTCGTCGGGCGTCGCGGTCGCGCTGACGCAGGCGTCGGCGGCGGCGCTGCTGATCGCCGAGACGGTGGGCGGCGCCCTGGACGAGGCGGACCGGCGCGCGCTGTGGCGGGACTACAACGACAAGTGGCACGGCACGGCGGAGACGTTCGCCCTCATGATCGACCAGTGGTACCACGCCATCGCGAAGAACAACCCGGACAGCGTCTACTGGAACACCCGCGGCACCGGCGCGGACCTCGGCATCCGCGAGCAGACCTTCGACTCGCTGCTGAACACCTCGTTCCAGCCGACGCTGCTGGAGGTGCTGACACACGGCACCCGCAGGATCGAGGACCTCGACGCGGCCGGCCCGTACCTGGCGGCGACCGCGCTGGCGGACCCGGCCGACCTGACGGACGGCGCGCTGGTGGAGCCGGCGCCGGGGACGGCGATCCGCGACAGCGTGACGCTGGCGGTGCCGGGCTTCAAGGCGACCCACCCGCCGGCCACGGTGCAGCTCCCGCAGGAGGTCCTCGACGGGATGTCGGAGTACTGGCGCAATCCGCTCACCCGCTCCGAGGCGGCCCCGTCGCCGCTGCGCGCCACGGTGCCGTGCCGGCGGATCTACTCGCGGGACGACCCGCACGGCCCGAGCGTGGCGGCGGACCCGCGCGTGGACGGCGTGGACGAGCTGTGGTCGCTGCTGGAGGCCGGCCCGGTCCGGTACGGGGAGCTCGCCCCCCGCCTGACCCCGCTCCAGGTCCGCCTGGTCAAGCGGCTGTGCGTGGCGGGCTTCCTGCGGATCACCCCCGCCCCGTGA
- a CDS encoding cupin — protein MYDLYAIAEEHMIAAHRSEHGRSANLLLRERPLRQTVIALTSGTKLDEHTTPPAASLQVLRGVVKLKSASEEVELTMGDLFLIPPERHSVVAVTDAAFLLTAVND, from the coding sequence ATGTACGACCTCTACGCCATCGCCGAGGAACACATGATCGCCGCCCACCGCTCCGAGCACGGGCGCAGCGCCAACCTGCTGCTCCGGGAGCGCCCGCTGCGGCAGACCGTCATCGCCCTCACCTCCGGGACCAAGCTGGACGAGCACACCACGCCGCCCGCCGCGTCCCTCCAGGTGCTGCGCGGGGTCGTGAAGCTGAAGAGCGCGTCGGAGGAGGTCGAGCTGACGATGGGCGACCTCTTCCTCATCCCCCCGGAGCGCCACAGCGTGGTCGCGGTCACCGACGCCGCCTTCCTGCTGACGGCGGTCAACGACTGA
- a CDS encoding permease prefix domain 1-containing protein, which produces MSTGVGMETGIGAGASGKRRPAAPSDPIDAYVAALAESLHGPRSAKSRLVAEIRDGLDDAVAAHTRAGVPYERAAELAVRDFGAPDRLAPTFQHELTIAQARHTARAAALTVPLAVGCWLLIWTASHDTATWQLPRTTSLLTFHLVTVAAVASVLSAATLAATGRLARWLPTPHRLPLAVAWTGTAASIAMAVAALVLVTLSVVVTNWPLAAAAGVLAAASHAVVASSARTCRQCARLPVD; this is translated from the coding sequence ATGAGCACCGGGGTGGGCATGGAGACGGGCATCGGCGCCGGGGCGTCCGGCAAGCGGCGCCCGGCCGCGCCCTCCGACCCGATCGACGCCTACGTGGCGGCGCTCGCCGAGTCCCTGCACGGCCCCAGGAGCGCCAAGTCCCGCCTGGTCGCGGAGATACGGGACGGGCTGGACGACGCCGTCGCGGCGCACACCCGCGCGGGCGTCCCGTACGAGCGCGCCGCCGAGCTGGCCGTCCGGGACTTCGGCGCGCCCGACCGCCTGGCGCCGACGTTCCAGCACGAGCTGACCATCGCGCAGGCCCGGCACACCGCCCGCGCCGCCGCGCTCACCGTGCCGCTCGCCGTCGGCTGCTGGTTACTGATCTGGACCGCCAGCCACGACACCGCCACCTGGCAGCTCCCCCGGACGACCTCCCTGCTCACCTTCCACCTGGTCACGGTCGCCGCCGTCGCCTCGGTCCTCTCCGCGGCGACGCTCGCCGCGACCGGCCGGCTCGCCCGCTGGCTGCCGACCCCGCACCGGCTGCCCCTCGCCGTCGCCTGGACGGGCACGGCCGCGAGCATCGCCATGGCCGTCGCCGCGCTGGTCCTGGTCACCCTCTCCGTCGTCGTCACCAACTGGCCGCTCGCCGCGGCCGCCGGGGTCCTGGCCGCCGCGTCGCACGCCGTGGTCGCCTCCTCGGCCCGCACCTGCCGGCAGTGCGCCCGCCTGCCGGTGGACTGA
- a CDS encoding FG-GAP repeat domain-containing protein: MREQRRGIGRGAVALAAAAAVLAGAAGTAGAAPAPAPASAPATFGITTPDAPAGGGATHTVTVNAAKKGRFELHMEPAEGFRWWDLVDEAPKLRRSTPTGGPEVCREEPYENGEALAVCDLPPGEHTLTYTVAPTPDMEAWGVEVNVYFRPDEGSPAATGQSVFHVLGDDPVEKSYRVFGRDAGGRLWSHQTLSKDTPPLDPWWRQDHGSGWGAYDAVTKLAPIATDNRGGGVVAREPNGTLWYYPPSGVKWTDRVLKPRVRVGTGWSAYNSVRGTGDVTGDGHADLVARDMAGVLWLYRGTGVETAPFAARTRVGSGWQVYNAMTGGVDSTGDGHADLYARDSAGALWLYQGTGDPARPYAPRIQAGRSGWNAYTAIIAPGDGHPDGRGALLVRDREGVLYWYRGTGDASAPLRARTPAAERSQPYNAWM; the protein is encoded by the coding sequence GTGCGCGAGCAGCGGAGAGGGATCGGGCGGGGAGCCGTCGCACTGGCGGCCGCCGCCGCAGTACTGGCGGGGGCGGCGGGCACGGCGGGAGCGGCGCCGGCGCCGGCCCCGGCCTCGGCCCCGGCGACGTTCGGTATCACCACGCCGGACGCCCCGGCGGGCGGCGGCGCCACCCACACCGTGACGGTGAACGCGGCGAAGAAGGGCCGGTTCGAACTGCACATGGAGCCGGCCGAGGGCTTCCGCTGGTGGGACCTGGTCGACGAGGCGCCGAAACTGCGCCGGTCCACCCCCACCGGCGGCCCGGAGGTCTGCCGGGAGGAGCCGTACGAGAACGGCGAGGCCCTCGCCGTCTGCGACCTGCCGCCGGGCGAGCACACCCTCACCTACACGGTCGCCCCCACGCCGGACATGGAGGCGTGGGGCGTCGAGGTGAACGTGTACTTCCGCCCCGACGAGGGCTCGCCGGCCGCGACCGGGCAGTCCGTCTTCCACGTCCTCGGCGACGACCCGGTGGAGAAGTCGTACCGCGTCTTCGGCCGTGACGCGGGCGGGCGCCTGTGGTCCCACCAGACGCTGTCCAAGGACACCCCGCCGCTCGACCCCTGGTGGCGGCAGGACCACGGCTCCGGCTGGGGCGCCTACGACGCGGTCACCAAGCTGGCCCCCATCGCCACCGACAACCGGGGCGGCGGCGTCGTCGCCCGCGAACCGAACGGCACGCTCTGGTACTACCCGCCGTCCGGGGTGAAGTGGACCGACCGCGTCCTCAAGCCGCGCGTACGGGTCGGCACCGGCTGGTCGGCCTACAACTCGGTGCGCGGCACCGGCGACGTCACCGGCGACGGCCACGCGGACCTCGTCGCCCGCGACATGGCCGGCGTGCTGTGGCTGTACCGGGGCACCGGAGTCGAGACGGCGCCGTTCGCCGCCCGTACCCGCGTCGGCTCCGGCTGGCAGGTGTACAACGCCATGACCGGTGGCGTCGACTCCACCGGCGACGGCCACGCCGACCTGTACGCCCGCGACTCGGCCGGCGCGCTCTGGCTGTACCAGGGCACCGGCGACCCGGCCCGCCCCTACGCGCCGCGGATCCAGGCGGGCCGGTCCGGCTGGAACGCGTACACCGCGATCATCGCCCCGGGCGACGGCCACCCCGACGGCCGCGGCGCGCTCCTCGTCCGCGACCGGGAGGGCGTCCTGTACTGGTACCGCGGCACGGGCGACGCGTCGGCGCCGCTGCGGGCCCGCACCCCGGCCGCCGAGCGGTCGCAGCCGTACAACGCCTGGATGTGA
- a CDS encoding PadR family transcriptional regulator, with the protein MRTDAVRGHLDGLLLAVLEPGPLHGYAIIAAVQQRSGGALELRTGTIYPALQRLERLGLLRSSWDSVGERRRRCYELTEAGRRSLAHERNAWREFTTAIGSVLNPPAPSTGLAT; encoded by the coding sequence ATGAGGACAGACGCGGTGCGCGGCCACTTGGACGGACTCCTCCTGGCCGTGCTGGAACCGGGCCCGCTGCACGGCTACGCGATCATCGCGGCCGTCCAGCAGCGCAGCGGCGGCGCGCTGGAGCTGCGCACGGGCACGATCTACCCGGCGCTCCAGCGCCTGGAGCGCCTCGGCCTGCTCAGGAGCAGCTGGGACTCCGTCGGCGAGCGGCGGCGCCGCTGCTATGAGCTGACCGAGGCCGGCAGGCGTAGCCTGGCCCATGAGCGGAACGCCTGGCGGGAGTTCACGACGGCGATCGGCTCGGTCCTCAACCCGCCGGCACCCTCGACGGGTCTGGCCACATGA
- a CDS encoding sigma-70 family RNA polymerase sigma factor, giving the protein MPTHLSGVRDRAAAPDDDQITEWALAAARGDATATEEFIAATRLHVWRFITRACGDAHSADDLTQETYLRALRSLPRFAARCHARTWLLSIARRVVVDRYRSNAARPRLADTADWQAAAERTQQTGLPGFDEGVALLDLLESLDRPRRESFILTQVKGLSYEEAASIAGCPIGTVRSRVNRARQNLTRLLESAESAA; this is encoded by the coding sequence ATGCCCACGCACCTCAGTGGCGTACGCGACCGTGCCGCCGCTCCCGACGACGACCAGATCACCGAGTGGGCGCTGGCCGCCGCCCGGGGCGACGCGACGGCGACGGAGGAGTTCATCGCCGCGACCCGCCTGCACGTCTGGCGGTTCATCACCCGCGCCTGCGGCGACGCCCACAGCGCGGACGACCTCACCCAGGAGACCTATCTGCGGGCCCTGCGCAGCCTGCCCCGGTTCGCGGCGCGCTGCCACGCCCGGACCTGGCTGCTGTCGATCGCCCGCCGGGTCGTCGTCGACCGCTACCGGTCGAACGCCGCCCGCCCCCGCCTCGCCGACACCGCCGACTGGCAGGCGGCGGCCGAGCGGACCCAGCAGACCGGGCTGCCCGGCTTCGACGAGGGCGTGGCCCTGCTCGACCTGCTGGAGTCCCTCGACCGGCCGCGCCGCGAGTCGTTCATCCTGACGCAGGTCAAGGGGCTCTCCTACGAGGAGGCCGCGTCCATCGCGGGCTGCCCGATCGGCACGGTGCGCTCCCGCGTCAACCGGGCCCGGCAGAACCTCACGCGCCTGCTGGAGTCGGCGGAGAGCGCCGCCTGA